A stretch of the Corylus avellana chromosome ca6, CavTom2PMs-1.0 genome encodes the following:
- the LOC132184365 gene encoding probable WRKY transcription factor 7 has protein sequence MVLGKLMAVELMLGYGGGNSTPAGKIEEDAFAVKEAASAGIQSVEKLMRLMSQEQYQEAVADSAINKASMEVGAVADVAVDRFKRVISLLDRRRTGHARFRRAPVAPPPPPPPPQPQKTEPVSAFKVYCPNPTPIVRISPLPIHPQPQTSERKDAAAATSINFSPSPPISAANSFVSSLTGDTESLQPSLSSGFQITHVSQVSSVGKPPLSSSSLKRRCNSMDGTAALKCGSSSARCHCSKKRKSKVKRVTRVPAISPKMADIPPDEYSWRKYGQKPIKGSPHPRGYYKCSSLRGCPARKHVERALDDPTMLIVTYEGDHNHSDHSITEATAALVLESS, from the exons ATGGTGTTGGGGAAATTAATGGCTGTGGAGCTGATGTTGGGGTATGGAGGGGGCAACAGCACTCCGGCAGGGAAGATTGAAGAGGACGCTTTTGCCGTAAAGGAAGCCGCGTCTGCTGGGATTCAGAGCGTTGAGAAGCTCATGAGATTGATGTCTCAAGAACAATACCAGGAGGCCGTCGCTGATTCTGCCATTAACAAAGCTTCTATGGAGGTTGGCGCTGTTGCGGATGTGGCTGTCGACAGGTTCAAGAGGGTAATCTCTCTGCTAGATAGAAGAAGAACCGGCCACGCCCGGTTTCGCAGGGCTCCTGTGgcgcctcctcctcctcctcctcctcctcagcCTCAGAAAACTGAACCGGTTTCCGCTTTTAAGGTTTATTGTCCGAATCCCACACCGATTGTTCGCATCTCTCCGCTCCCAATCCATCCTCAGCCTCAGACCTCGGAGAGGAAGGATGCAGCCGCGGCGACGAGCATCAATTTCTCGCCTTCGCCGCCGATTTCTGCAGCGAATTCCTTCGTGTCGAGTTTGACAGGGGACACGGAAAGTTTGCAGCCGTCTCTGTCGTCCGGGTTTCAAATCACGCACGTGTCCCAGGTGTCGTCAGTCGGAAAGCCACCTCTGTCTTCCTCGTCTCTGAAGAGGAGATGTAACTCGATGGACGGCACGGCAGCCCTCAAGTGCGGCTCGTCTTCTGCCCGATGCCACTGTTCCAAGAAAAG GAAATCCAAAGTGAAGAGAGTGACCAGAGTCCCTGCAATCAGCCCGAAGATGGCGGATATTCCGCCCGATGAGTATTCCTGGAGAAAATACGGCCAGAAACCTATCAAAGGTTCTCCGCATCCAAG GGGATATTACAAGTGTAGTAGCTTGAGGGGTTGCCCTGCACGGAAACACGTGGAGCGTGCTCTGGATGATCCGACGATGCTGATTGTGACCTACGAGGGCGATCACAATCACTCTGATCACTCCATCACGGAAGCAACGGCAGCTCTTGTCCTGGAATCATCCTAG